The following proteins are encoded in a genomic region of Nicotiana sylvestris chromosome 4, ASM39365v2, whole genome shotgun sequence:
- the LOC104233812 gene encoding putative 1-phosphatidylinositol-3-phosphate 5-kinase FAB1C: MGVPDNSLLDLIEKIKSWILWRTSHPTSLDSKCNMDFDSGKTCWECKLKFTDSCKKYNCQSCNGLFCGDCIHNFESSDVVVASESEGTVIDIKSCKLCSNLRTWHKGANKFSDKIYPSDFGTDKFDDYSSHTAIKNSFTTFSNHSSPVSLRHAPSRSDEDEGGDCTNQFFSPSSSHFHDNSDIDSSSVSTRHEYNNLRSVGSSPSDSPSRTRFISNRVGHSVQQDQNDDGPFDQEALDVLRRLEKGAKDLQQTADDSVEHLSVYRNQLGKQKPVDLRNGSLIWLPPPPDEDDETENNFFSYDDEDDEIGESGAMFSSGASITTVFPENEKEHVDHKEPLKAVVQGHFRALVLQLLQGEGIKSGKESSADDWVDIVTSLAWQAANFVKPDTSEGGSMDPGYYVKVKCVASGSPRESTLVKGVVCTKNIKHKRMTSHYKNARLLLLGGALEYQRVPNQLASFNTLLQQEREHLKRIVSRIEAHRPNVLLVEKSVSSHAQDHLLAKEISLVLNVKRPLLERIARCTGAVITPSIDNIATARLGYCELFHLEKVSEEHEPPNHFNKKPSKTLMFFDGCPRRLGCTVLLRGLCCEELKKVKKVFQYAVFAAYHLSLETSFLADEGASLPKLSVTPSIAIPEMVSADNAISVISHTADNVGSSTCNADVGLPASSLEHHYPPCNDPPTLDDSRDRDLLSTACHDNLHDIRPVESVETINQAGERSQVTLGQVESQPGELPELSKLERSDEIEPSNEFYSAADSHQSILVSFSSRCVLNGNVCERSRLLRIKFYGSFDKPLGRYLQDDLFGQVSSCQSCKEPAEDHVICYTHQQGNLTINVRRLPSVKLPGECDKKIWMWHRCLKCAQIEGIPPATPRVVMSDAAWGLSFGKFLELSFSNNATANRVASCGHSLQRDCLRFYGCGSTIAFFRYSPIDILSVRLPPSTLDFSSYTEKEWLRKETAELLCKAKALYAEISSAFRRIEEKSIHEPSGKTEVHDCIMELKDLLMKEKSDYHDLLQTADAETSEQGQVAVDILELNRLRHSLVISSHVWDHRLLSVESLLQESSGSVGSEDSGSCNELTDWRNDMILKNDPLEHVYEETEIDFSNLEEYPEQEETHESPYGLVEGSMFTSCEFEKTQDTQMEGENAVNKTSLERAPSAASVLSDKIDSAWTGTDRSPKKAQILQRNGSEAAPFRQLDYPPFSRLKSPARVNSFDSALRLQDRIKKGLPPSSMQLTAIRSFHASGDYRNMIRDPVSCVQRTYSQISPSEAQKVNLLMSSSPSFISYASLVHDGARLMVGYNDLIISVYDNEPTSIISYALSSKEYKDRVTDKPNVTEMGWNTNGIRRENGAASNVWQSFGSSDMDYINYGSYGSEDASSTISSLFADSKTSPHLRISFEDESSNAGGKVKFSVTCYFAKQFDALRKNYCPDELDFIRSISRCKRWTAQGGKSNVYFAKSLDERFIIKQVQKTELESFEEFGPDYFKYLTDSVSSRSPTSLAKVLGIYQVSVKQMKGGRETKMDLIVMENLFFGRTISKVYDLKGSLRSRYNADKTGANKVLLDMNLLETLRTKPIFLGSKAKRSLERAVWNDTAFLASVDVMDYSLLVGVDEECKELVVGIIDFMRQYTWDKHLETWVKASGILGGPKNASPTIVSPKQYKKRFRKAMTSYFLTVPDQWSS; the protein is encoded by the exons ATGGGAGTTCCTGATAATTCACTACTGGATTTGATTGAGAAAATTAAGTCTTGGATTTTGTGGCGAACGAGTCATCCAACTTCCTTAGATAGCAAATGCAACATGGATTTTGACAGTGGCAAAACCTGTTGGGAATGCAAGTTGAAGTTTACGGATTCTTGCAAAAAGTATAATTGCCAAAGTTGCAATGGACTCTTCTGTGGTGATTGCATTCACAATTTTGAATCTTCTGATGTTGTTGTTGCATCTGAATCAGAAGGGACTGTGATTGATATAAAGTCTTGCAAGTTGTGTTCTAATCTAAGGACTTGGCATAAAGGCGCAAACAAGTTTAGTGACAAAATTTATCCCTCAGATTTTGGTACTGACAAATTTGATGATTATTCTTCCCATACTGCAATCAAGAATAGTTTTACAACCTTTTCAAATCATTCATCTCCAGTATCTCTCCGTCACGCGCCAAGCAG GAGTGATGAAGACGAAGGAGGGGATTGCACAAACCAATTCTTTAGCCCATCTAGTAGTCATTTTCATGATAATTCAGATATAGATTCAAGTAGTGTTAGTACTAGACATGAATATAACAACTTAAGGTCAGTTGGATCAAGTCCATCGGACAGCCCCTCTAGGACTCGTTTTATTTCCAATAGAGTTGGGCATTCTGTACAGCAAGATCAAAATGATGATGGTCCCTTTGATCAAGAAGCCTTGGATGTTTTAAGAAGGCTTGAGAAAGGGGCAAAGGATCTACAACAGACTGCTGATGATAGTGTTGAACATTTGTCAGTGTATCGGAACCAGTTAGGGAAGCAAAAGCCAGTCGATCTTAGAAATGGCAGTCTCATATGGTTACCTCCTCCACCTGATGAAGATGACGAGACAGAAAATAATTTCTTCtcatatgatgatgaggatgatgaaATTGGAGAGTCAGGTGCAATGTTTTCTTCAGGTGCGAGCATTACCACCGTGTTCCCTGAAAATGAGAAGGAGCATGTGGATCACAAGGAACCTTTAAAAGCCGTTGTACAGGGCCATTTCAGGGCTCTTGTCTTACAGCTATTGCAAGGTGAAGGAATAAAGTCAGGGAAAGAAAGCAGTGCCGATGATTGGGTTGACATAGTTACATCACTAGCATGGCAAGCTGCGAATTTCGTGAAGCCAGATACCAGTGAAGGAGGCAGTATGGATCCTGGTTATTACGTAAAGGTTAAATGTGTAGCTTCTGGAAGCCCAAGGGAAAG CACCCTTGTTAAAGGAGTAGTCTGTACAAAGAATATTAAACACAAGCGCATGACTTCACACTACAAAAATGCTAGATTGCTTCTATTAGGAGGAGCACTTGAGTACCAAAGAGTTCCCAATCAGTTGGCATCTTTTAACACATTATTGCAACAG GAAAGGGAGCATTTGAAGAGGATCGTTTCAAGAATCGAAGCCCACCGTCCTAATGTGCTACTTGTGGAGAAAAGTGTATCTTCTCATGCTCAGGATCATCTATTGGCAAAAGAGATCTCTTTGGTGTTAAATGTTAAGAGGCCACTGCTGGAGCGGATAGCTAGGTGCACTGGTGCTGTTATTACTCCGTCCATCGATAACATAGCCACTGCAAGATTGGGATATTGTGAGCTCTTTCACTTAGAAAAAGTTTCTGAAGAGCATGAACCTCCAAACCATTTCAACAAGAAGCCGTCAAAAACTTTGATGTTTTTTGATGGTTGTCCTAGGCGTTTAGGTTGCACG GTCTTGCTGAGGGGTTTGTGTTGTGAAGAGCTCAAGAAGGTGAAGAAAGTCTTCCAGTATGCAGTCTTTGCGGCATATCATCTGTCCCTTGAAACATCTTTCCTTGCCGATGAGGGTGCTAGTCTACCTAAATTGTCTGTAACACCCTCAATTGCCATACCAGAGATGGTATCTGCTGATAATGCTATTTCAGTGATTTCTCATACTGCTGATAATGTAGGATCTTCCACCTGCAATGCCGATGTTGGGTTACCAGCGTCATCGTTGGAGCATCATTACCCTCCTTGTAATGATCCACCCACCCTAGATGATTCTAGAGACAGAGATCTTCTCTCTACTGCATGCCATGACAATTTACATGATATAAGACCTGTTGAATCTGTTGAAACAATAAATCAAGCCGGTGAAAGATCACAAGTAACTTTAGGCCAAGTGGAGAGTCAACCAGGAGAATTACCAGAGCTGTCAAAGCTTGAGAGATCAGATGAAATTGAACCCTCTAATGAATTCTATTCAGCTGCTGACAGTCATCAAAGCATATTAGTATCATTTTCTAGTCGATGTGTTCTAAATGGAAATGTATGTGAACGATCTCGGCTTCTCCGCATAAAGTTCTATGGCTCTTTTGACAAGCCACTCGGGCGATATCTTCAGGATGATCTTTTTGGTCAG GTATCTTCCTGTCAATCATGCAAGGAGCCAGCTGAGGACCACGTCATTTGTTATACGCACCAACAAGGGAACCTTACTATAAATGTTAGACGGCTACCCTCGGTGAAGCTGCCTGGTGAATGTGACAAAAAGATATGGATGTGGCATCGATGTCTCAAGTGTGCACAAATAGAGGGAATCCCACCAGCAACTCCTAGAGTAGTAATGTCAGATGCTGCTTGGGGACTCTCATTTGGTAAGTTTTTGGAACTTAGTTTTTCAAACAATGCAACTGCCAACCGTGTTGCTAGCTGTGGTCATTCTCTCCAAAGGGACTGCCTCCGGTTTTACGG GTGTGGTAGTACGATTGCATTCTTCCGCTATTCTCCTATTGATATTCTGTCAGTTCGTTTACCTCCATCAACTCTTGATTTCAGTAGCTACACAGAGAAGGAGTGGTTACGGAAAGAAACAGCTGAG CTATTGTGCAAAGCCAAAGCCTTGTATGCAGAGATATCCAGTGCTTTTCGCAGGATTGAAGAGAAAAGTATACATGAACCATCTGGTAAAACTGAAGTGCATGACTGCATCATGGAGTTGAAAGACTTACTTatgaaagaaaagagtgattaCCAT GACTTGCTTCAAACTGCTGATGCAGAAACTTCAGAACAAGGGCAGGTAGCGGTTGACATTCTTGAACTTAATCGCTTGAGGCATTCCCTTGTGATTTCTTCACATGTTTGGGATCATCGGCTTCTTTCTGTGGAGTCCCTCCTCCAAGAGAGCTCTGGTTCAGTGGGTTCAGAGGATTCTGGATCTTGTAATGAGCTGACGGATTGGAGAAACGATATGATTCTGAAGAATGACCCTCTTGAGCATGTCTATGAAGAGACTGAAATTGACTTCTCAAACTTAGAGGAATATCCTGAACAGGAGGAGACTCATGAGTCACCTTATGGGCTGGTGGAAGGCTCCATGTTTACCTCGTGTGAGTTCGAGAAAACACAGGACACGCAGATGGAAGGAGAGAATGCAGTTAATAAAACATCCTTGGAACGAGCTCCTTCAGCGGCTTCTGTTCTTTCTGATAAGATAGATTCTGCTTGGACTGGTACTGATCGATCTCCCAAAAAAGCTCAGATATTACAACGGAATGGATCGGAAGCTGCTCCTTTCAGGCAACTTGATTATCCTCCTTTTTCAAGGCTAAAATCACCAGCAAGAGTTAACTCATTCGACTCTGCACTGAGACTTCAAGACAGAATCAAGAAGGGATTGCCGCCTTCTTCGATGCAGTTAACAGCAATTAGATCTTTTCATGCTTCTGGAGACTATAGGAATATGATCAGAGACCCTGTTTCCTGTGTTCAGAGAACTTATTCTCAAATATCACCCAGTGAGGCTCAGAAGGTTAATCTCCTAATGAGTTCATCACCCTCATTTATTTCTTATGCATCTCTTGTACATGATGGAGCCAGGTTAATGGTTGGCTACAATGACCTAATAATATCTGTTTATGACAATGAACCTACTAGCATAATATCTTATGCTCTTAGTTCCAAAGAATATAAAGACCGGGTCACCGATAAGCCAAATGTGACTGAAATGGGTTGGAACACAAACGGCATCAGGAGGGAGAATGGAGCGGCTTCTAATGTTTGGCAGTCTTTTGGCTCTTCAGACATGGATTATATCAATTATGGAAGCTATGGTTCCGAAGATGCTTCCAGTACGATTAGTTCCCTCTTTGCAGATTCGAAGACTTCCCCTCACCTAAGGATCTCTTTTGAGGACGAATCTTCAAATGCCGGGGGGAAGGTGAAGTTTTCTGTCACTTGTTACTTTGCTAAGCAGTTTGATGCTCTGAGGAAGAACTACTGTCCTGATGAACTGGACTTTATACGGTCTATAAGCCGTTGCAAGAGATGGACTGCTCAAGGTGGAAAGAGCAATGTTTATTTCGCTAAGTCATTGGATGAAAGATTCATAATTAAACAAGTCCAGAAAACTGAGTTAGAATCTTTTGAAGAATTTGGACCCGACTACTTCAAATATCTAACGGATTCTGTTAGCTCAAGAAGTCCAACTTCCCTTGCTAAAGTTCTGGGAATATATCAG GTTTCGGTTAAACAAATGAAAGGAGGCAGGGAAACAAAAATGGATCTGATTGTGATGGAGAATCTCTTTTTTGGAAGAACAATATCTAAGGTCTATGATCTTAAGGGCTCTCTACGATCCCGTTACAATGCCGACAAAACTGGGGCAAACAAAGTGTTATTGGACATGAATCTTTTAGAAACATTGCGTACCAAACCTATATTTCTTGGAAGCAAAGCAAAAAGAAGCCTGGAGAGAGCTGTTTGGAATGATACAGCCTTTTTGGCG TCGGTTGATGTGATGGATTACTCTTTGCTAGTTGGGGTGGACGAAGAGTGCAAGGAGCTAGTCGTAGGGATCATAGATTTCATGAGGCAATATACTTGGGACAAACACTTGGAGACATGGGTTAAGGCATCCGGGATACTTGGAGGGCCGAAGAATGCATCGCCAACTATTGTTTCTCCGAAACAATACAAAAAAAGATTCAGAAAAGCAATGACAAGCTATTTCCTCACAGTGCCTGATCAATGGTCATCTTAA